The following proteins come from a genomic window of Nocardioides albertanoniae:
- a CDS encoding ROK family transcriptional regulator, translating into MPEMTTAADVLALVRSGRASTRSDLQKETGLSRTAVVSRVSALVNAGLILTGEELASTGGRPPGALTFNADAGVVLAVAIGRSRSQLAVFDLDGRELAGDTRDHEVGIAADALMPEVTDRLGALLEGIEPPVLGVGMSLPGVVDPARLVSVDSPVMRGWDGVALDPYFDRLTDGPLVLVNDTDALATAELFGNGLHPRDALVVKASTGLGLAVIADGRVLRGHAGAAGEIGHTRVEAAGDRPCRCGATGCLETVAAGWALTQGLVDSGVSAGHIRDLVAAALAGDAIARGLLRESGRQLGEVLAIAINLLNPEVVVVGGDMAAAFDLFTAGVRETVYARSTALATRDLTFVPSTHADSTGVVGCAAVVINHLLSAERLDPQLAPAR; encoded by the coding sequence ATGCCCGAGATGACGACTGCCGCCGATGTCCTTGCTCTGGTGCGCTCGGGACGCGCCTCGACCCGCAGCGACCTCCAGAAGGAGACGGGCCTGTCGCGCACGGCCGTCGTCTCACGGGTCTCGGCTCTGGTGAACGCCGGGCTGATCCTCACCGGCGAGGAGCTCGCCTCCACCGGTGGCCGGCCGCCGGGCGCGCTGACGTTCAACGCCGACGCCGGGGTGGTGCTGGCGGTGGCGATCGGACGCTCGCGCAGCCAGCTCGCCGTCTTCGACCTCGACGGCCGTGAGCTCGCCGGAGACACCCGTGACCACGAGGTCGGCATCGCCGCCGACGCGCTCATGCCGGAGGTGACCGACCGGCTCGGGGCCCTCCTGGAAGGCATCGAGCCGCCGGTGCTCGGCGTCGGCATGAGCCTGCCCGGTGTCGTCGACCCGGCCCGTCTGGTCTCGGTCGACTCACCGGTCATGCGCGGGTGGGACGGCGTGGCGCTCGACCCCTACTTCGACCGTCTCACCGACGGCCCGCTCGTGCTCGTCAACGACACCGACGCGCTGGCCACTGCCGAGCTGTTCGGCAACGGACTGCACCCGCGTGACGCGCTCGTGGTGAAGGCCTCGACCGGTCTCGGCCTGGCCGTCATCGCCGACGGCCGGGTGCTGCGTGGCCACGCCGGCGCGGCCGGCGAGATCGGCCACACCCGCGTCGAAGCCGCCGGAGATCGCCCGTGCCGGTGCGGTGCGACCGGATGCCTGGAGACGGTTGCGGCCGGCTGGGCGCTCACCCAGGGACTGGTCGACTCCGGCGTATCCGCAGGTCACATCCGGGATCTGGTTGCCGCCGCCCTGGCCGGCGACGCGATCGCCCGGGGGCTGCTGCGCGAGTCCGGGCGCCAGCTCGGCGAGGTGCTGGCGATCGCGATCAACCTGCTCAACCCGGAGGTGGTCGTCGTCGGTGGCGACATGGCCGCCGCCTTCGACCTCTTCACCGCCGGCGTGCGCGAGACCGTCTACGCGCGATCGACCGCCCTCGCCACCCGCGACCTGACCTTCGTGCCGTCCACCCACGCCGACTCCACCGGCGTCGTCGGCTGTGCGGCCGTCGTCATCAACCACCTGCTCTCCGCCGAGCGCCTCGACCCCCAGCTCGCCCCCGCCAGATAA
- a CDS encoding exo-beta-N-acetylmuramidase NamZ family protein, translating into MSTDVPRFDRRRLLGAAAAGAAAAPLLAGPADATAARTAAAPAPLGRGRAVTTGADRAADDGWSTLAGVRVGVITNPTGVLRNLRNIVDEMHESGEVEIAGVFGPEHGFRGTAQAGGSEGTFIDERTGLTVYDAYGADVAKMTEMFTTADVETVVFDIQDVGSRFYTYIWTMWTAMQAAVATDKRFVVLDRPNPVGGTARGPMMTAAYTSGVGAREIVQQHGMSVGELARFFDGEFLEEHAGGRLTHLDVVEVSGWRRKTLYADTGLDFVMPSPNMPTSDTALAYPGTCMFEGTNLSEGRGTTKPFELIGAPFVDHRWAARLEEADLPGVTFREAYFNPSVNKFAGEVCGGVQVTIQDRDRFDPVRTGVEMLVAAKALYPEFAWRQDSWDTARPFWIDKLTGSTRMRTQIDDGASGDDVEAAWRDELATFDATRRKYLIYR; encoded by the coding sequence ATGAGCACTGACGTCCCCAGATTCGACCGACGGCGCCTGCTCGGAGCCGCCGCGGCAGGCGCGGCAGCGGCTCCGCTCCTCGCGGGTCCGGCAGACGCGACCGCGGCGCGCACGGCTGCGGCACCCGCTCCGCTCGGCCGTGGGCGAGCGGTCACCACCGGCGCCGACCGGGCCGCCGACGACGGCTGGTCGACACTGGCCGGCGTGCGGGTCGGCGTCATCACCAACCCCACCGGCGTGCTCCGCAACCTGCGCAACATCGTCGACGAGATGCACGAGTCGGGCGAGGTGGAGATCGCCGGAGTCTTCGGCCCCGAGCACGGCTTCCGTGGCACCGCGCAGGCGGGCGGATCGGAGGGCACCTTCATCGACGAGCGCACCGGCCTGACCGTCTACGACGCCTACGGCGCCGACGTCGCGAAGATGACCGAGATGTTCACGACGGCCGACGTGGAGACGGTCGTCTTCGACATCCAAGACGTCGGCTCGCGGTTCTACACCTACATCTGGACCATGTGGACAGCGATGCAGGCGGCGGTGGCGACCGACAAGCGCTTCGTGGTCCTCGACCGCCCCAACCCCGTGGGCGGCACCGCGCGCGGGCCGATGATGACCGCGGCGTACACCTCGGGCGTCGGCGCCCGCGAGATCGTGCAGCAGCACGGGATGTCGGTCGGCGAGCTGGCCCGCTTCTTCGACGGGGAGTTCCTCGAGGAGCACGCCGGCGGGCGGCTGACCCACCTCGACGTCGTCGAGGTCTCCGGCTGGCGGCGAAAGACGTTGTACGCCGACACCGGGCTCGACTTCGTCATGCCGAGCCCCAACATGCCCACCTCCGACACCGCCCTGGCCTACCCCGGCACCTGCATGTTCGAGGGCACCAACCTCTCCGAGGGCCGCGGCACCACCAAGCCGTTCGAGCTGATCGGGGCGCCGTTCGTCGACCATCGTTGGGCGGCGAGGCTGGAGGAGGCCGACCTTCCGGGCGTGACCTTCCGCGAGGCGTACTTCAACCCGTCGGTCAACAAGTTCGCCGGCGAGGTCTGCGGCGGCGTACAGGTGACGATCCAGGACCGTGACCGCTTCGACCCGGTCCGCACCGGCGTCGAGATGCTGGTCGCCGCGAAGGCTCTCTACCCGGAGTTCGCCTGGCGGCAGGACTCCTGGGACACCGCCCGCCCCTTCTGGATCGACAAGCTCACCGGCTCCACCAGGATGCGTACGCAGATCGACGACGGCGCCTCCGGCGACGACGTCGAGGCCGCCTGGCGCGACGAGCTGGCCACCTTCGACGCCACCCGCCGGAAATACCTCATCTACCGCTGA
- a CDS encoding carbon-nitrogen hydrolase family protein, whose amino-acid sequence MSTTSPDPLRIAAWQCAPDQLDVERNLARLDDVCGRAAEAGAAVLVAPEMVTTGYAIGPEQVHRLAEPADGATYAEVARIAQRHRIAIAYGFPELAGEKVYNSAALVAPDGTLCGVHRKTHLWGGTDAAQFDAIDVAPEPVELDGDPVGMLICYDVEFPEPVRRLAVAGSRLLLVPTANPVGSEHVPEVLVPARALESRIAVVYANQCGSDALHTYGGRSVICSRTGQVLAAAGTEEELLVADVDLDEVLADDHLADRRPELYL is encoded by the coding sequence ATGAGCACCACGTCGCCGGACCCCCTCCGGATCGCCGCCTGGCAGTGCGCCCCCGACCAGCTCGACGTCGAGCGCAACCTCGCCCGCCTCGACGACGTCTGCGGGCGCGCCGCCGAGGCCGGCGCCGCGGTGCTGGTGGCGCCCGAGATGGTCACCACCGGGTATGCGATCGGTCCCGAGCAGGTGCACCGCCTGGCCGAGCCGGCCGACGGGGCGACGTACGCAGAGGTGGCTCGGATCGCGCAACGGCACCGGATCGCGATCGCCTACGGGTTTCCCGAGCTCGCCGGGGAGAAGGTCTACAACTCGGCGGCGCTGGTCGCGCCGGACGGCACGCTGTGCGGGGTCCACCGCAAAACCCATCTCTGGGGTGGCACCGACGCCGCCCAGTTCGACGCCATCGACGTGGCCCCGGAGCCGGTCGAGCTCGACGGAGACCCGGTGGGGATGCTGATCTGCTACGACGTCGAGTTCCCCGAGCCCGTACGCCGCCTTGCGGTCGCCGGGTCACGGCTGCTGCTCGTGCCGACCGCCAACCCGGTCGGCAGCGAGCACGTGCCGGAGGTGCTGGTGCCGGCGCGGGCGCTCGAGAGCCGCATCGCGGTCGTCTACGCCAACCAGTGCGGCAGCGACGCCCTGCACACCTACGGCGGGCGCAGCGTCATCTGCTCCCGCACCGGCCAGGTGCTGGCCGCGGCCGGCACCGAGGAAGAGCTGTTGGTCGCCGACGTGGACCTCGACGAGGTCCTCGCCGACGACCATCTGGCCGACCGGAGGCCGGAGCTCTACCTCTGA
- the edd gene encoding phosphogluconate dehydratase, producing the protein MTVSPIVADVTARLIERSAATRADYLARVAAARATGPARGRLACSNLAHGFAAASAPAKAELKVVTPAAKPNVAIVTSYNDMLSAHAPYETYPPLLKAAVMRAGGLAQVAGGVPAMCDGITQGRDGMQVSLFSRDVIAMSAGIALSHDMFDAALMLGVCDKIVPGLLIGALSFGHLPTVFVPAGPMSSGLPNKDKARVRQRYAAGEASREELLEAEAASYHSRGTCTFYGTANSNQLLMEVLGLHLPGSSFASPDTLLRGALTKAAAARATELALEGAPGVGEMIDEKSIINACVALLASGGSTNHTMHLVAIARAAGIQLTWSDIADLSPVVPLLSRMYPNGSADVNHFHAAGGVGFLIRTLLAAGLMHEDVSTILGRGLSAYTQESRLNRDGEVELVEGAPTSGDPDVLRPADDPFAPDGGLRVLHGDLGTAVIKTSAVAPEHRVVSAPAMVFDDQADFLTAFSEHRLDGRDFVAVIRYQGPAANGMPELHKLTPALGVLQDRGQHVAIVTDGRMSGASGKVPAAIHVTPEAALGGPLARVQDGDIITVDAVAGTLSTGVDAGEFAHRPTTGRAPLDSEWRGTGRELFSAFRATVGSADTGASVFPIAPLQQSPTPQETPVHV; encoded by the coding sequence GTGACCGTTTCCCCGATCGTCGCCGACGTCACCGCTCGACTCATCGAACGGTCCGCCGCCACGCGAGCCGACTATCTGGCCCGCGTCGCCGCCGCCCGCGCGACCGGGCCGGCCCGCGGGCGCCTCGCCTGCAGCAACCTGGCGCACGGCTTCGCAGCCGCGTCGGCACCGGCCAAGGCCGAGCTCAAGGTCGTCACCCCCGCCGCGAAGCCCAACGTCGCGATCGTGACCTCCTACAACGACATGCTCTCCGCGCACGCGCCGTACGAGACCTACCCGCCGCTGCTGAAGGCGGCCGTGATGCGCGCCGGTGGGCTCGCGCAGGTCGCCGGCGGCGTACCCGCGATGTGCGACGGCATCACCCAGGGTCGCGACGGCATGCAGGTCTCCCTCTTCTCCCGCGACGTGATCGCGATGTCGGCCGGGATCGCCCTCTCCCACGACATGTTCGACGCGGCCCTGATGCTCGGGGTCTGCGACAAGATCGTGCCGGGCCTGCTGATCGGCGCCCTCTCCTTCGGCCACCTGCCGACCGTCTTCGTGCCGGCCGGCCCGATGTCGTCGGGCCTGCCCAACAAGGACAAGGCCCGCGTACGCCAGAGGTACGCGGCGGGCGAGGCCTCCCGCGAGGAGCTGCTCGAGGCCGAGGCCGCCAGCTACCACTCGCGCGGCACCTGCACCTTCTACGGCACCGCCAACTCCAACCAGCTGCTGATGGAGGTGCTCGGCCTGCACCTGCCGGGCTCCTCGTTCGCCTCGCCCGACACGCTTCTGCGCGGCGCGCTCACCAAGGCCGCCGCCGCCCGGGCGACCGAGCTCGCGCTCGAGGGCGCTCCTGGCGTGGGCGAGATGATCGACGAGAAGTCGATCATCAACGCCTGTGTCGCCCTGCTCGCCTCCGGTGGCTCGACCAACCACACCATGCATCTGGTCGCCATCGCCCGAGCGGCCGGGATCCAGCTGACCTGGTCCGACATCGCCGACCTCTCCCCGGTCGTGCCGCTGCTCTCCCGGATGTATCCCAACGGCTCCGCCGACGTGAACCACTTCCATGCCGCCGGCGGCGTCGGCTTCCTGATCCGTACGCTGCTGGCGGCCGGGCTCATGCACGAGGACGTCTCCACGATCCTGGGCCGCGGCCTGTCGGCCTACACCCAGGAGTCGCGGCTCAACCGCGACGGCGAGGTCGAGCTGGTCGAAGGTGCGCCGACCTCGGGCGACCCCGACGTGCTGCGACCGGCCGACGACCCGTTCGCTCCCGATGGTGGCCTGCGGGTGCTGCACGGCGATCTCGGCACCGCCGTCATCAAGACCTCGGCGGTGGCGCCCGAGCATCGCGTGGTCTCCGCGCCGGCGATGGTCTTCGACGACCAGGCCGACTTCCTCACCGCCTTCTCGGAGCATCGCCTCGACGGGCGCGACTTCGTCGCGGTGATCCGCTACCAGGGCCCCGCGGCCAACGGGATGCCCGAGCTGCACAAGCTCACCCCGGCCCTCGGGGTGCTGCAGGACCGTGGCCAGCACGTCGCCATCGTCACCGACGGCCGCATGTCCGGTGCCTCAGGCAAGGTGCCGGCCGCCATCCACGTCACCCCCGAGGCCGCTCTCGGCGGGCCGCTCGCCCGGGTGCAGGACGGTGACATCATCACCGTCGACGCCGTCGCCGGCACCCTGTCGACCGGGGTCGACGCCGGCGAGTTCGCGCACCGTCCGACCACCGGCCGGGCGCCGCTGGACTCCGAGTGGCGCGGCACCGGTCGTGAGCTGTTCAGTGCTTTCCGGGCCACCGTAGGCTCTGCCGACACCGGCGCATCCGTCTTCCCC